From the genome of Marinitoga sp. 38H-ov:
AAAAATTCATTATATACTTCGGCTAGTTTATTAGCAATATTTTTTGCTAATTCTGGATCATCACTTTGTACTGATATTTTTACAATATTTGTATCCTTAACTGGAGATACTGTTATCATTTCTGATACAGTTTGTATAATTTTATACTTAGTTAATTCTTCTTTTGCTTTTTCGTCTTCTATTTTATTTTTAAAATAATCTAATAACCCCAAATCATCAATAACTTTCTCAATATTAGTTCTACTTTTTATTAATTCAACTTCTGTAGATATTTCTGGTCTTGATGATGATAATTGAGAAGAAAATAAATCTGTTATAGAACTTTGTGATTGAGATTCTATTTTCAGAGTAACACTTGATTCATATATTGGAGTAGTTAAAAACAAATATGTAATAGTTATTGCAACTGTAACAATTACAGTTAATAAAAACCACCAAAAACGTTTTTTAAATATGTGCATTATATCCTCTAGCGTTAGTTCATCTTCATAGATTTCTGGTTCCATACTATTCCTCCATTCTTGTATTTTTAATATTCTAGTCATATTTTAACATAAAAGATTTAGAATTTCAATTTTTACTATTAATGTTACTAATGTTTTGAATGAAATTAATATATCAATCGATTGATTAATGGATAGTACTAAAATTATAATTATTTAAAATCATATATTTGAAAAAATTATTTTCTATTTAATAGTTTTTCATATATTTTTATTAATTTATTTATATATTGAATATAACCATGATTTTCTACAACATATTCTCTAGCATTTGATCTTATGTAAGATAATTTTTCGGAATTTTGATATATATAATTTATAATTTTTATTATTTCTTTTTCACTTTTCTGATTTATCAAAAATCCATTAACTCCATCTCTTATTACTTCTTTCATACCACCAATATTAGAACATACTACATATTTCTCACAAGCCATGCCTTCTAACATACTTAAAGAAGTTGCCTCCTCTATTCCTTCATTTGTTGTAATACTAGGTATTAATACCACATCACTAACTTGATAATACTTTACAATATTATCATGATCAACATTGTCTAATACTCTCGCATTTTTATTATTTTTTAAAATATCAGATACTCTTTCTTTTAAAGGGCCGCGACCAATAAATATAAAATAAAAATTATCATTCATATTTTTAAAGGCTCGAGCAGCATAAATAACGCCATTCTTATCAACATATCTTCTAGGGACTAAAACAATAAATGATTTCTTTGGAATGTTTAATTCTTCTCTTAATTTATTTTTTTCAATGTCATCAATAACTTTAAATTTGTCTGTGTCTATAAAATTATAAATAACTTCTATTTTTTCTTCGGGGAATTTAAATTCATTTATTAAATATTCTTTAATTCTAGTATCCACAGCTATAATTTGCTTTACGTTTTTTAAAGCTTTTTTTTCTATATTATAATAATAATTATAAATTTTATTTTTTTCTTTTTCTGAAAAATCATTATAATTTAACCCTTCTTTAGCAAAATATCCGTGTAAAGTCAATATTATATTAGAGTGATTCACTCCATAAGCAGAAAGAACATCATGTGCATGAACAATATTATAATTACTCAATTTTAAATTTCTAAAATAATTTAATTTATGTTCTAAAAAAAGCTTTTTTTTCATAACAGGTAACGATGTATCAAATATTTTATTAAAATTTTTTAGAGATAAAAAAAATAATGATAATATATTATAGTTCACAGGCGGATAATATACATTTATATTATAATTTAGTTCTTTAAATCCTTTTTCTAATAAGTTTTGATGTATATGTTTTCCACCACTTTGAAATACTTTTGAATTGTCGGAAGAAACTAATGCTATTTTCATTTTACACCTCAATTTTTATTTCTTTTTAATATTTTATAATACATTTGTAATTTTATTATCTATATTTTATTATATATATTAATCTCTTTATCTACTATATTTTCCCACGTAAACTCTTTAGCTCTATCAATTATTTTATTTCTATCATACCCATTTTTTAAAACCTCTCTTACTCTTTTTGCAAATCTATATTCAAAGTTATCATCATCCTCAACAATATATTCTTCAAACCCTATAGCCTCTGGAATTCCTCCATTATTACTTCCTATCACGTCAGTTCCACACGCTTGCGCTTCAAGAACAACACATGGCCATCCTTCGTTCCTGCTTGGTAATATCATTATATCCATAGCATTCATATACTTTGCTACATCATTTTGAGATACTCTACCTGTAAATAATATATCTAAATTCTTTGTTTTATTTTCTATTTCATTTCTTAAATATCCATCTCCAACAACAATAAATTTTGTATTTTTTATTCCTATTAAATTAAATATATCTGGTAATTTATCAGCTCTTTTTATTGGTATTAGATTCCCAACAAATCCTACATAATTGTAATTTTTCTTATATATTCCTAATTCTTTTCTTATTTCATTTTTATCATATGGTTTAAATATATTTTGATTATATCCATTTGGAATTACAACAGTTTTTTCTTCTTTTATATCAAATATATTTAAGGCTATTTTTCTCAAAGCTTCGCTTACGAATATTATCTTACTAGCATTATTAAATATTAAATTTATAATTTCATAGTATTTATTTGAAATAGAGTGAATTTCCCCTCCATGTGCTGTAATAATATATGGAATATTATATTTTTTATTTATTAAATAAGCTGCATACCCTTCAGGAAAAACCCTATGAGCGTGTATAATATCATAATCTATATCAACTTTTTTAATTATTTCATTTGCCATTTTACTTGCATATTTTATCCAATATTTTGGTATGTTTTTCAATATTCCCAATCTATCAATAGTTGATAATTTTACTTTTAATGGTATAAATGATCTAGCTTCTACTTGTATTTTATTTGGTAATATTAATGGTTTAATATTTCTTGCTTTTTTTAATGTTTTCATTATTAAATTGTCTTCAGTTGAAATTGGAATAAAATCATATTTTATATCATTTATTTTATTTAATTCTTTTAATCTTTCAATAATAAATATACCGGAAGATGGGTTATTTTTTTTAGGAAACATTTCCGAAAATATTAATATATTCAAAGTAATCACTCCTATAATATCAAAAACAAACCATATATGGATCCTAATCCATATGATATGTGTAATATCCAAAATGAAAATAACATTGGAAAAAATAATTTAAAATCTTTATTTTTTATAGCAATTTTTAATGAGAAGAAAATACTTAAAAATACATAAAAAGATAATATAATTAAAAATGGTATTCTTATTATACCAGAAAAAATCGAAGCTATTGTTCCTAAGATTAAAAATAGTACAAATATTAATGGTACTATATGTCTAATAGAA
Proteins encoded in this window:
- a CDS encoding glycosyltransferase, with protein sequence MITLNILIFSEMFPKKNNPSSGIFIIERLKELNKINDIKYDFIPISTEDNLIMKTLKKARNIKPLILPNKIQVEARSFIPLKVKLSTIDRLGILKNIPKYWIKYASKMANEIIKKVDIDYDIIHAHRVFPEGYAAYLINKKYNIPYIITAHGGEIHSISNKYYEIINLIFNNASKIIFVSEALRKIALNIFDIKEEKTVVIPNGYNQNIFKPYDKNEIRKELGIYKKNYNYVGFVGNLIPIKRADKLPDIFNLIGIKNTKFIVVGDGYLRNEIENKTKNLDILFTGRVSQNDVAKYMNAMDIMILPSRNEGWPCVVLEAQACGTDVIGSNNGGIPEAIGFEEYIVEDDDNFEYRFAKRVREVLKNGYDRNKIIDRAKEFTWENIVDKEINIYNKI
- a CDS encoding glycosyltransferase family 4 protein; this encodes MKIALVSSDNSKVFQSGGKHIHQNLLEKGFKELNYNINVYYPPVNYNILSLFFLSLKNFNKIFDTSLPVMKKKLFLEHKLNYFRNLKLSNYNIVHAHDVLSAYGVNHSNIILTLHGYFAKEGLNYNDFSEKEKNKIYNYYYNIEKKALKNVKQIIAVDTRIKEYLINEFKFPEEKIEVIYNFIDTDKFKVIDDIEKNKLREELNIPKKSFIVLVPRRYVDKNGVIYAARAFKNMNDNFYFIFIGRGPLKERVSDILKNNKNARVLDNVDHDNIVKYYQVSDVVLIPSITTNEGIEEATSLSMLEGMACEKYVVCSNIGGMKEVIRDGVNGFLINQKSEKEIIKIINYIYQNSEKLSYIRSNAREYVVENHGYIQYINKLIKIYEKLLNRK